The following nucleotide sequence is from Sphingomonas swuensis.
CGATCCCGACCTCGTCGCCTTCGGGGCCGGCGCCGAGGCCCACGCCGACTATCTCGAGTGGACCACGCCGAAGCCACGTGACGGAGTCGCGCTCGATCTCGGCCCCTGCGTCGCGCTTCTCCGCGACAAGCTTCCCGCCGACACGATCATCTGCAACGGCGCGGGCAATTTCTCGGGCTGGTTCCACCGCTACTGGCGCTACGCGGCCATGCCGACCCAGCTCGCGCCGACCAGCGGCACCATGGGCTACGGCCTCCCCGCCGCGGTCGCCGCGAGCCTGCGCTTCAAGGACCGGCAGGTGCTGTGCGTCGCGGGCGACGGCGACTTCCTGATGAACGGGCAGGAGCTCGCCACCGCCGCCCAATATGGCGCCGACCTCCTCGTCATCGTCGTCGACAATGGCAGCTACGGCACCATCCGCATGCACCAGGAGCGCGACTATCCCGAGCGCCTGTCCGCCACCACCCTCGCCAACCCCGACTTCGCCGCCCTCGCCCGCGCCTATGGCGCCTGGGCCGCGACGGTCGAAATTACCGAAGAGTTCGGTCCGGCGATCGACGAGGCCCTCACCCGAAAGGGCATCCGCCTCCTCCACTGCAAGACCGACGTCGAGGTGATCACCAACCAGACCACCATCTCGGCGCTGCGGGCGAAGTCCAGGGGGTAGGCTCGCGATGGAGGACGATCGCCTGAAGGTCGGGTTGCGCCCCGACTATGCCGAAGCCCTCGGCCTTGCGATCTATTGCTTTGCAAACCTCGAGTGGAAGGCGGTCCGCTGCTGCGAGCGCCTCGAAGCGGGCAGCCTCGACTTACTGTCCGACCGCACCGCCGGTCGCATCGCCGACACTCTGCTTCACCTCGTCGGAGCCATGCCCGCGTCGCCTGCCCAGGCAGCGCTGCGCAAGGCCGCGCGCGATTTCGAGTTCCTCGTCGGCACTCGCAACAATCTCGTTCACGCCAAGCCGGGCCTCGCACCTGACCAGAGCGAAGCCCTGTTCCGCGATGGCGACCAGTGGACGCTCGGCGAGCTGGAGAGCGTCGCCGATACCTTCACGGCCTGCGGCGCGATGTTCGACGAAGCCTTGAGCGGGATCCTCGCCGCCTAGATCAGCCCAGCCAGCGGGCTGCTCGGATCGGCATACATGCGCTTCGGCATCCGCCCCGCGCGATAGGCGAGCCGGCCGGACTCGACCGCCGCCTTCATCGCGCGCGCCATCAGGATCGGGTCCTTGGCCTCGGCGATCGCGGTGTTCATCAGCACGCCGTCGCAGCCGAGTTCCATCGCAAAGGCCGCGTCGCTCGCCGTGCCGACGCCCGCGTCGACCAGCACCGGCACCTTGGCGCCCTCGACGATCAGCCGGATGGTCACCGGATTCTGCACGCCGAGGCCCGAGCCGATCGGCGCGCCGAGCGGCATGATCGCCACCGCGCCCGCATCCTCGCAGCGCCGCGCCATGATCGGATCGTCGGTGCAATAGACCATCACCTCGAACCCCTCCTTTGTCAGGAGCTCGGTCGCCCGCACCGTCTCGATCATGTCGGGATAGAGCGTCTTCGCCTCGGCCAGCACTTCCAGCTTGACGAGCTTCCAGTCCCCCGCTTCGCGCGCCAGGCGCAGGGTGCGGATTGCCGCCTCGGCGGTGAAGCAGCCGGCGGTGTTGGGCAGGAAGGTCGTGACCTTGGGGTCGATATAGTCGGTCAGCTTGGGCGCCTTGGGATCGGTCAGGTTCACCCGCCGCACCGCGACCGTGACGATCTCCGCCCCGCTCGCCGCCACCGCCGCCGCATTCTGCTCGAGGTCCTTGTACTTGCCCGTCCCGACGATCAGCCGTGAAGAGAAGGTCCGGCCGGCAACGGTCCAGCTGTCGGAATCGGTGGGCGCGGCGGAGGTTGTGACTGGAAGACTTGCCATGCGCGCTGATATGAGCGCTTGGCCGATGCTTGCAACGTTGCTCTTCCTATATGCCGCCGAGCCTGACGTGGTGGTCACCCGCTCCGCCGCGGTTCCCGCGGTCGAGCGCATCCTCAAGGCCGACAATCTGGACGTCGAGACGCTGTCTCCGCAGGAGATCGCCGCGGCGATGCGGGACATCCGGCAAGGCGCCGCGCCGCGCGACTTCTGGGTCGCTTACCAAGCGCATGTCAAAGCGTGGAACGACTATGCCGCGGCGCTTGACGCGGCGGCCAGGCGCCAGCCGGGCGAGCTTGCTCCGTCCGGAAGCGAATGGGCTGTCGGTGACGCGCGAACCCGCATCAATGCCACGTTCGACGAGGTGGAGCGGCTTGCCCGCATTCGCGGCGCCACCATTCCCCTGCCGCGCACCAGGGTCTGATCAGCCTCCGCCGACAAAATGCACGACTTCATAATCGTCGCCGTCCTCGACCTGCACCTCGGCGAGCGTCGAGCGCGGCACGATCTCAAGGTTGCGCTCGACCGCGACCCGCGCGGGATCGAGCCCGAGCTCGCCGACCAGCCCGGCGACGGTCGTCCCCGCGGCCACCCGCCGGTGCTCGCCATTGACGGTGATGCTGTGGGTTTCGGTTTCGCTCATTTGACTAGGGCATCTAGGTGGCGGAAGAGGCTGCCGCAATGCGCAAGGTCCTTATCCTCAACGGCCCCAACCTCAACCGGCTCGGCACCCGCGAGCCCGAGGTCTATGGCCGCGACAGCCTCGACGACATCGCCGCCATGCTCCACGAGGCGGCCGCTCTGCTCGGGCTCGACATCGACCTCCGCCAGTCCAACCACGAGGGCCACCTCATCGACTGGCTCCACGAGGCGGCCGACACCGACGCGGCGGCGGTGATCCTCAATGCCGGCGGTCTCACCCACACCTCGGTCGCGCTACGCGACGCGATCGCCGCCGTTCCGACGCCGGTGATTGAGGTCCACCTCAGCAATCCGGCCTCGCGCGAGCCCTTCCGGCACAAGAGCCTGATTTCGGGCGTTTGTGTCGGCTCCATCAGTGGCTTCGGCGCCCGTTCCTACCTGCTTGCACTGGACGCCGCCGCCCGGCTCTGACAGAGCGCGCCGCGACAGATTACAGGGATTCTTCCATGTCCGACGAACAAAAGCAGATGCGCATCGATGGCGCCTTGGTCCGCGAACTTGCCGAGCTGCTCAGTGCCAACGAGCTGTCCGAGATCGAAGTCGAGGACGGCGATCGCAAGATCCGCGTCCGCCGCGAGCTGACCGTCGCCGCCGCGCCCGTGCAGCATATTGTCGCGGCGCCGACTGCAGCCCAGAACGTCGTCCAGGCCTCGGCCGGGGCCTCGGGCGGTGAAGCCCCTGCCGCGGCGCCCGAGCCGAGCGGGGAGATCGTCCGCTCGCCCATGGTCGGCACCTGCTATCTCGCCGCCGAGCCGGGCGCCAAGCCCTTCTCGGTCGTTGGCGACACGGTCAAGGAAGGCGACACGCTGCTGATCGTCGAGGCGATGAAGGTGATGAACCCGATCACCGCGCCGCGCGGCGGCCGGATCGCCCAGCTGATGGTCTCGAACGCCCAGCCGGTCGAGTTCGACCAGCCGCTGGTGGTCATCGAGTAGATGGCCAAGATCAACAAGCTGCTGATCGCCAATCGCGGCGAGATCGCGCTGCGCATTCTTCGCGCCGCCAAGGAGCTCGGGATCCGCACCGTCGCGGTCCACTCCACCGCCGACGCCGATGCGATGCACGTCCGTCTGGCCGACGAAGCGGTCTGCATCGGACCGCCCCAGGCGCGCGACAGCTACCTCAACATCCCGAACATCATCTCGGCCGCCGAGATCGTCCACGCCGACGCGATCCACCCGGGCTACGGCTTCCTCTCCGAGAACGCCCAGTTCGCCGAGATCGTCGAGCTCCACAACATCATCTGGGTCGGGCCCAAGCCCGAGCACATCCGGGTGATGGGTGACAAGGTCGAGGCCAAGCGCACCGCCGCTGCCCTCGGCCTGCCCCTGGTCCCGGGTTCGCCCGGCCCGATCTCGGACCTCGACGAAGCCAAGGCAATCGCCGACGAGATTGGCTATCCGGTGCTGATCAAGGCTGCCTCGGGCGGCGGCGGTCGCGGCATGAAGGTCGTGCCCGAGCCCGACCAGCTCGAGACTCTGATGGCGCAGGCCTCGTCGGAAGCGAACGCCGCCTTCGGCGATCCGACCGTCTACATGGAAAAGTATCTCGGCGACCCGAGGCACATCGAGTTCCAGGTGTTCGGCGACGGCGACGGCCAGGCCGTTCACCTCGGCGAGCGCGATTGCTCGATCCAGCGCCGCCACCAGAAGGTCATCGAGGAAGCGCCCTCGCCGGTCATCTCCGCCGCCCAGCGCGCCGAGATGGGCGAGCGAGTCCGCAAGGCGATGGCCGACATGGGCTATCGCGGCGCCGGCACCATCGAGTTCCTCTACGAGAATGGCGAATTCTACTTCATCGAGATGAACACCCGGCTCCAGGTCGAGCATCCGGTGACTGAGATGATCACCGGCCTCGACCTCGTCGCCGAGCAGCTCCGCATCGCCGAGGGCCGCGGGCTCAGCGTCACGCAGGACGAGGTCCGACTCTCGGGCCATTCGATCGAGTGCCGGATCAACGCCGAGGACGCCGAGACCTTCGCCCCCTCCCCCGGCCTGGTGAAGAACTACGTCGCCCCGGGTGGTCTCCAGACCCGCGTCGATAGCGGCCTCTATTCGGGCTATAAGGTGCCGCCCTATTACGACAGCATGATCGGCAAGCTGATCGTCTGGGGCAAGGACCGCGACGAGGCGATCTGCCGCCTCCGCCGGGCGCTCGAGGAATTCATCGTCGACGGGCCCAAGACCAACATCCCGCTTCACCAGCGCATCCTCAAGGAGGACGCGTTCAAGAGCGGCGACTATACGATCAAGTGGCTGGAGCGCTGGCTCGAGGAACAGCGCGCCGGCTGAACGTCGGAATTCCGACCTGCGCCATGAGACTGGTTGCGCCCCCACCCCCATTTGCTAGCAGTTGGGGGTGGCAGGGGGACAAGCTGTTGGCGTTAGCTCCAGAAGCCCCTTCGCAGCCCGGTTGCTGCGAGGGCTGCTCACCTATCTTGCCTATACGCTGACCGCGGCCCTCGGCCTGCAATGGGCGATGGTCAGCGGCGCCGCGTCGCCGATCTGGCCGGCCGCCGGGGTCGGAGTGGCTGCGGTCTGTCTCGGCGGACGCGCCATGGCGGTCCCGATTGCGCTCGGCCTCGTCACCGCGTCGCAGCTTACCGGTGCGACCCACCCCTTGTGGTCGCAATTGATGATCGGGATCGGCAACGGGGCAGCGGCTGTCGTCGCTGCCGGCCTCGTCCGCCGCTTCGGCGGCCCTGGCGCGATCCGCTTCGACAGGCTGCGCAGCGTCCTCATCTACCTCGTCGGAGCGGTCGCCGCCGCCCTGCTTTCCGCCGTGGTGGGAGTCGGAGCGCTTGAGTTCGCGGGGAGCCTTGCCGCAGGCTCCACGGCAATGGTGTTCCAGTCGTGGCTGGTCGGCGATCTCGTCGGGATCATCGCCATCGG
It contains:
- the accC gene encoding acetyl-CoA carboxylase biotin carboxylase subunit, with translation MAKINKLLIANRGEIALRILRAAKELGIRTVAVHSTADADAMHVRLADEAVCIGPPQARDSYLNIPNIISAAEIVHADAIHPGYGFLSENAQFAEIVELHNIIWVGPKPEHIRVMGDKVEAKRTAAALGLPLVPGSPGPISDLDEAKAIADEIGYPVLIKAASGGGGRGMKVVPEPDQLETLMAQASSEANAAFGDPTVYMEKYLGDPRHIEFQVFGDGDGQAVHLGERDCSIQRRHQKVIEEAPSPVISAAQRAEMGERVRKAMADMGYRGAGTIEFLYENGEFYFIEMNTRLQVEHPVTEMITGLDLVAEQLRIAEGRGLSVTQDEVRLSGHSIECRINAEDAETFAPSPGLVKNYVAPGGLQTRVDSGLYSGYKVPPYYDSMIGKLIVWGKDRDEAICRLRRALEEFIVDGPKTNIPLHQRILKEDAFKSGDYTIKWLERWLEEQRAG
- the accB gene encoding acetyl-CoA carboxylase biotin carboxyl carrier protein, with the translated sequence MSDEQKQMRIDGALVRELAELLSANELSEIEVEDGDRKIRVRRELTVAAAPVQHIVAAPTAAQNVVQASAGASGGEAPAAAPEPSGEIVRSPMVGTCYLAAEPGAKPFSVVGDTVKEGDTLLIVEAMKVMNPITAPRGGRIAQLMVSNAQPVEFDQPLVVIE
- the aroQ gene encoding type II 3-dehydroquinate dehydratase; translation: MRKVLILNGPNLNRLGTREPEVYGRDSLDDIAAMLHEAAALLGLDIDLRQSNHEGHLIDWLHEAADTDAAAVILNAGGLTHTSVALRDAIAAVPTPVIEVHLSNPASREPFRHKSLISGVCVGSISGFGARSYLLALDAAARL
- a CDS encoding thiazole synthase encodes the protein MASLPVTTSAAPTDSDSWTVAGRTFSSRLIVGTGKYKDLEQNAAAVAASGAEIVTVAVRRVNLTDPKAPKLTDYIDPKVTTFLPNTAGCFTAEAAIRTLRLAREAGDWKLVKLEVLAEAKTLYPDMIETVRATELLTKEGFEVMVYCTDDPIMARRCEDAGAVAIMPLGAPIGSGLGVQNPVTIRLIVEGAKVPVLVDAGVGTASDAAFAMELGCDGVLMNTAIAEAKDPILMARAMKAAVESGRLAYRAGRMPKRMYADPSSPLAGLI